AAATCGAGGCTTTCCATCCCCTTGATGAAGCTATCATGCGTCAGCTCAGGGCCCGCCGCCTCCAGCGCGTTCACCACGGTATTGGCCGCACTATATCCAAGCATGGCAAAGCCACCGGCGGGCTGGCCGAACTTGGCCTCATAATCCGCCATAAACTTGGCAGGCACTTCATCATCGGCCCGTGCGATTAGATCCGCCCAGCCAGCTGCCGCATATAGCCCATCTGTCACACCACCAGGTACGGCGGCCACCACTTCAAGAAACCCGGCTGAGGTGTTGAGAAACTTCACATCTGTCCAGCCCAATTTCTTGGCTGTGCCAACCACTGTGATCCCCTGGCGTACACCAAGCGCCATAGTCACGACATCGCAACCTTCCGCCTTCAGCTTTGTGAGGGAGCCGACAAAATCCAGTTCGTCCGGTTTGTGTGTGGTCTCTGCGGCGAAACGCAAGCCCAAGTCGGCGGCAATATCCGCGCTGCCCTCCCTGATCTCCTTGCCAAAGTCGGACGGGATGTACATGGAGCAGACTTCCTTGGCATCGAACTCCTCCGCTAGGTAGCTCACCCCGGCCTGCACCTGATCGTAGTAGCTGGAAAAGCCGATGAATTTATTGTCCACCGGGTCCTGCAACATCTGACGCGCAGCAGTCAGCGGGCTGATATTGGGAATGCCTTTCGGGTCGAGCAGTTTGAAACCTGCGATATTCATCGGCGTCCCAAGCGACAACAGCATCGCAAAAACCTGATCGCGGTTCAGAAGCTTGTTGTAGCCCTGCATGGCCCGCGGGATCTGGTAGCCGTTGTCTTCCACCACAAAACGGATCTGACGGCCATGGACGCCGCCATTGGCATTGGCTTCATCAAAACGCAGATTGGCGCCATTTACCGCAGGAACGCCCACAGCAGCAAAGATACCGCTCAGGTCACTCACCGACCCCAACACGATTTCACTGTCACTGACACCCTGAGTGTCCGCCATCGCCTGTGGCGCAAGCCCGGCTGCCAGAGCTACCCCGACAAGCTTCGCTGTCCATGTCTTCATCTGCGCTTACTCCCTTGTGTCCCCCGGCGCGGATGCGCCTGTTTGTCAGTACATCTGGTCGATCAGGTTCTTGTGCTTTTTCTCCACCAGCCCGCGTTTCAACTTCATCGTTGCGGTCAGTTCGTCATCTTCAGCCGTCAGCAGGACGTTGATCAGGCGGAAATCCTTGATCTGTTCGACCCGCGCGAAATCCCTGTTCACCGCGTCGACCTCCCCCCGGATCAGATCAACAACCTGTTCCGCCGCGCAGAGCGAGGCAAAATCACTAAACGGGATTTTTCGGTCCTGGGCAAATTTCTCGACGTTTTCCTGATCAATCATAATCAGGCAGGTCAGGAATTTGCGCCGATCACCAATCACAACTGCGTCGGAAATATAGTGGCTGAATTTCAACCGGCTCTCGATTTCCGCCGGGGTGATATTTTTCCCACCAGCGGTGATAATAATGTCCTTGATCCGCCCGGTGATGGTTAAAAAACCTGCATCATCCAGCTGTCCGACATCGCCTGTACGCAGCCAGCCGTCCTCGGTGTAGGTTTCAGCGGTTTTTTCGGGCTTGTTCCAGTAGCCCTGGAAATTATTCAGCCCCCAAAGTTGGATCTCGCCATCCGGCGCGATGCGGATCTCGACACCCGGCACCGCCTGGCCAACGGTGCCCGGACGATGCGACAAGACCCGGTTGGCAGCGGTCAGACCGGCGTTTTCGGTCATCCCGTAGCCTTCAATCAGAGGCACCCCGATCGACCAGTACCAGCGTAGCAACTCAGGTGAGATCGGTGCCGCACCCGTGCCGCCCCGGCGCAACCGGTCCAGCCCCAGCATGCGGCGCAGATTACGCAGGACCAGCAGATCCCAGATCCGGTAGCGCAGGGCAATGCCGGACGGGACGGGTTTTGCGGCAAGCACATAGTTGGCCCGCGCCGCGCCCGCCGCAACCGCCCGGTTGAAGGCCCAGCGGCCCAGCCATGTCGCCTCCTGCGCCAGCACCAGAACGCGGGAATAGACTTTCTCCCAGACGCGCGGCACCGCAAAGAAGGTTGCAGGCGAGACCTCCTGAATATTGTCAAATACCGTTTCCGGGCTTTCAGCGAAGTTGACCGTACTGCCCGCCGCCATGGGCAGATAGACTGAGACATTGCGCTCAAGAATATGGCAGAGCGGCAGGAAACACAGCTGTTCATCCGTGGCGTAGCATTCCAGCGACCGCGCGCCGGACTCCATCGTGGCCAGAATATTCTCATGCCTCAGCATGGCGCCCTTAGGCAGACCGGTGGTGCCCGAGGTATAGATCAGCAGCGCAGTGTCATCCGGCCGAGATCGTGCCACCGCATCCTCGAACGCCGTTGGGTTGGCGATTTTGTAGGCCGCCCCCTGATCATAGAGCTGATCAAGAAACAGACATTTTTCATGCCGGAGATCATGCAGCCCGTCGCGGTCCAGAATGATCACCCAGCGCAGGTGCGGAACCTCCGCCTCGATCTCCAGAAACTTGTCCAGCTGTTCGTCATTCTCCACCACCAGAAACCGGCTGCCGCTGTCGTTGACCAGATAGGCCAGCTGCTGCGCTGAATCCGTGGTGTAGACCCCCGAGGCAATTGCTCCAGCGCCCTGAATACCCATATCGAGGTAGAGCCATTCCTTGCGATCCTCGCTGAGGATTGAGACCACTTCGCCGCGCTCCAGCCCAAGCGCCATCAGTCCGAGACCGATCTTCTCGGCGTGGTCCCAATAGTCCTGCCAGGAATAGGCCTTCCAGATGCCCATGTCCTTTTCCCGGTGAGCGGTGCGAGGGCCAAGCGTGCGGCAGCGCAAGGCAAACAACTTCGCCACCGTATCGCAGCGATCTACCATGACCGGCCGCTGCCCGGGCGTCGCGTTGTAGCTGGCACCATTCAGCACAACCTGAGGCAACAGGGCCGTTTCCCCGTCCTGCTCTGCTCTGCGATCTGCCGCCACCACTGTCTGTGTCACCGTTATCCCCATCCGCGCTTGAACCCGTGTTTTTGCGCCTGTTCAGGCATCTTGGTCAGCGCCATGTTTTCTTGCGCTTCCAGCGTTTTTCACTACGTTGCCCTGCTTCCTGATGGCCCAGGTAGAATGACTTGATGTCCTCGCTCTCCATCAGCCGGTCGGCGCTGCCGTCCATGACAATGCGCCCGATTTCCATGACATAACCGACATGAGCCAGTTCAAGCGCGATGCGGGCGTTCTGTTCCACCAACATCATGGTCACCCCCTCGTCTCGGTTCAGTCGTTTGAGGATGCCGAAAATTTCCTGCACCAGTAGCGGCGACAGCCCCAGGCTTGGCTCATCCAGAAGCATGATCCGCGGGCGCAGCATCAAACCGCGGCCAATCGCCAGCATCTGCTGCTGGCCACCCGACAGCGTCCCGGCCTCCTGATGGCGCCGCTCCGCCAGAATGGGAAAATAGTCGAACACCATCTGGCGGTCACGCTCGATCTCCGCCTGATCGCGCCGGGTGTAGGCACCCAGTGTCAGGTTTTCCTCAACACTCAGAAGGGGAAAAACCTCCCGCCCCTCCGGCACATGCACGATGCCGCGCCGAACGATACGGTGCGGTTCTTCGCCTTGGATCTCTTCACCATTAAAACTGACACTGCCCTTTTCAGGATCCATGATCCCCGAGATCGTCTTTAGCAGCGTCGACTTCCCAGCCCCATTTGCGCCCAGAACAGTGACAATCTGACCGGCCTGCACCGACAGGGAGACACCGCGAATGGCCATGATGGGGCCGTAGAAACTCTCCAGATTGCGGATATCCAACAAGGCTGCGCCCATCACACCGCCCCCGCGCCCAGGTAGGCCTCGATCACCGCAGGATTGGCCTGAACCTCAGCCGGGGTGCCCTCCGCCAATTTGGCACCATCCGCCAGCGCCAGCACACGGTCCGATACGCTGGAGACCAGCCCCATATCATGTTCCACCATAAGAACGGTGATCCCCATCTGCTTTCGGATATCATCGATCCACCAGCGCATGTCCTGAGTTTCTTCAACCGACAGGCCGGAGGCGGGTTCATCCAAGAGCAAAAGGCGCGGGCCCAATGCCAGCGCGCGACCCAGTTCAACTACCTTGCGCACCCCATATGGCAGCCCGGCGATCATCTTGTCGCGGTAGGCCTGCAAGTCAAGAAAGTCGATCACCTCTTCCACCGCGGCCCGGTGGCGCCGCTCTTCGCGCCGGACGCGCGGCGTGAAGAACAGCTCTTCCATCAGCGTGCTGCGTCGGTGGCGATGCCGCCCGACCAGCAGGTTCTGCAACACGGTCGCATGGTCGAACAGCTCGATATTCTGGAATGTCCGTGCGACACCCAAATCGGCGACCGCATCGGCTTTGGACTGCAGCAGGTCCCGCCCGTCAAAACTCAGACGCCCCGAATGCGGTTGGTAGAACCGGGAAATCAGATTGAAAACCGTCGACTTACCCGCCCCGTTAGGGCCGACGATGGCGTAGACCTCTCCCTCCTCGACCGAGAAGCTGAGGTCATTCACCGCCACCACGCCTCCAAATTTCAGCGTCGCGTGTTCGATCTCCAACAGGCTCATCTGAGGCGCTCCGTCTTGAGATAGGATTTCTGGCGGCGGAACATGTCTTTGCGGGCAAAGGGGAACAGCTCAAACCAGATGCGGATCTTCAGCCATCGCCCATAAAGCCCCATCGGCTCAAACAGGATGAACAGGATCAGGATCATGCCAAAGACGCCGGTTTCCAGCCCCGGAATGGCGACACCACTGCCCAGAACACTGTCTTTGAGGATCGACAGCCCCTGCGGCAGGAACGCAACCACCACCGCTCCAAAGAACGCACCGTGAATAGATCCAAGCCCCCCGATGACGATCATCATCAGCAAGGTGATGGAGATCACCAAGGAGAATGTCTCATTGTTGAAAGCGCCCGCATAATATCCCATCAACGCCCCGGCCCAACCGGTGATCATGCAACTCAGCCCGAAAGCGGTCGCCTTGGTGCGGGCAATATGAACACCCATCGCGGTGGCGCTGACCTCGCTGTCGCGCACCGCAGCAAACGCCCGGCCAAGCGGTGAGCGCAGCAGATTTCGATAAAACAACGTGCAGATTACCGTAACGCCGAGCACGAGATAGTAGAACCGCACCGGCATCGTCCAACGCTCGATCTCAATACCGAACAAGCGGATCACATCGGGGAATTTACCCGAAACACCGCCAGTCCAGGGTTCCAGCAAAACGATGATATCATCGGCGAGGATCGACAGGGCAATCGTCGCAATGGCGAGGTATATCCCATGCAGGCGCAGCGCCGGAATAGCGATGATGCCCCCCACGATCCCCGTAATCACACCCGCCAATGGAAAGGCCACTATAAAAGGCAGACCCTGTTCGATCAGGATGGTATTGGCGTAGCAGCCAATTGCCAGAAACGCCGCATGCCCGAGGCTGGCCTGACCGGTTTGCCCAGTCAGCAGCATCAGCCCCAGTCCTGCAATCGCCCAGATCAGCACATTGGTGACTTCGCCGATGTAGAACTCATTGATCAGCAGCGGCAGCGCCAATGCCAACATGACCAACGCGCCGTAGACCAGCAGGCTGTGGCGGTCTGGAAACAGGCGAATATCGTGATCGTAGCTGGTTTTGAATTGGATCCGCATCGTCTCAGACCTTCTTCGTGCGGACTTGGCTGAACAGGCCATGTGGGCGGAACAATAGAACGGCCAGCAACAGCACATAGGGGGCAATCTGTGAATACCCTGCCGCGAGATATCGCGCGGCAAAGGGTTCAATGACGCCCACGATCACCCCCCCTGCCAGGGCGCCCGGCAGCGAACCGAAACCGCCAATGACTGCCGCTGCGAAAGCCTTGATCCCCAGCAGCCCCGCATTCGGATCAATCGCCCCTTTGGAAGCAAAGAGAATGCCTGCAACCGCCGCAGTTGCCCCGGAGAGCCCCCAGATCAGCCCCTGTACCCGTTTGACAGGAATGCCCATGAAATAAGCCGCCATCTGGTTCTGACTGGCCGCCTGCATCGCCAATCCCAGTTTGGTGCGCTGAAAGAACTGATAGAGCGACCAGGTCAGCAGCACGGTCACAATTATGATCGCCAGATCCGCCAATCCCAGCACAACCCCTGCGAGTTGCACATCACCTAGGGCAAGCGGGCTTTCCAGCGTTTGCGGCTCATGCCCCCAGATGGCGCCCGCGAAAAACCGGATAACAAAGCCGAGCGCGATGGTCAGAATAACCACCGCCGTCTGGTTCTGACCGAAAAGATGGCGCAGGATCACCAGATCCAGCAGATACCCAAGCCCGGCCATGATCGCGATCGACAAGGGGGCCGCCAGCCAGAACGGCAGATGCAGATATTCGGCGTTGGTCAGCCCCAGCGTGACAAAGGCGCCGAGCATCATGAAATCGCCCTGGGCGAAATTGACCGCTTCGGTCGCCTTGTAGATCAGCACAAAGCCAAGCGCGATCAGACCGTAAACACAGCCATTCGCAAGCCCGCTGACCAGCAGCTGCACTCCGTCCAAATTGTCCTCCCCTGCCCGTTCAGGGCGGTTTTCGCGTATTTTTGTTCGATGCAGACCTCCTCAAGCCCGCTCGCTACGGCGACTAAACCCAGAGTAGAGAGATAGATTTTCACCTGTCAATGCACGCGACCCTGCGTCAGAGCCAGAAAAACAGGCTACCAGTTTCGCAGGAAGCACCTAACATTCGCGCCGGATCTACAGCCCGCAGCAGCACCGAAACAGGCCGCGTCTTCGCTGTCAGCTGCAGACATTCTTCAGTGCGGCGCAAAATCTGGCCGCGGCTGGGGAC
The nucleotide sequence above comes from Phaeobacter inhibens DSM 16374. Encoded proteins:
- a CDS encoding ABC transporter substrate-binding protein, producing the protein MKTWTAKLVGVALAAGLAPQAMADTQGVSDSEIVLGSVSDLSGIFAAVGVPAVNGANLRFDEANANGGVHGRQIRFVVEDNGYQIPRAMQGYNKLLNRDQVFAMLLSLGTPMNIAGFKLLDPKGIPNISPLTAARQMLQDPVDNKFIGFSSYYDQVQAGVSYLAEEFDAKEVCSMYIPSDFGKEIREGSADIAADLGLRFAAETTHKPDELDFVGSLTKLKAEGCDVVTMALGVRQGITVVGTAKKLGWTDVKFLNTSAGFLEVVAAVPGGVTDGLYAAAGWADLIARADDEVPAKFMADYEAKFGQPAGGFAMLGYSAANTVVNALEAAGPELTHDSFIKGMESLDFFDALTDTQITYGPDDHRGADVIVISVVENGLWKELSRK
- a CDS encoding AMP-dependent synthetase/ligase, which gives rise to MGITVTQTVVAADRRAEQDGETALLPQVVLNGASYNATPGQRPVMVDRCDTVAKLFALRCRTLGPRTAHREKDMGIWKAYSWQDYWDHAEKIGLGLMALGLERGEVVSILSEDRKEWLYLDMGIQGAGAIASGVYTTDSAQQLAYLVNDSGSRFLVVENDEQLDKFLEIEAEVPHLRWVIILDRDGLHDLRHEKCLFLDQLYDQGAAYKIANPTAFEDAVARSRPDDTALLIYTSGTTGLPKGAMLRHENILATMESGARSLECYATDEQLCFLPLCHILERNVSVYLPMAAGSTVNFAESPETVFDNIQEVSPATFFAVPRVWEKVYSRVLVLAQEATWLGRWAFNRAVAAGAARANYVLAAKPVPSGIALRYRIWDLLVLRNLRRMLGLDRLRRGGTGAAPISPELLRWYWSIGVPLIEGYGMTENAGLTAANRVLSHRPGTVGQAVPGVEIRIAPDGEIQLWGLNNFQGYWNKPEKTAETYTEDGWLRTGDVGQLDDAGFLTITGRIKDIIITAGGKNITPAEIESRLKFSHYISDAVVIGDRRKFLTCLIMIDQENVEKFAQDRKIPFSDFASLCAAEQVVDLIRGEVDAVNRDFARVEQIKDFRLINVLLTAEDDELTATMKLKRGLVEKKHKNLIDQMY
- a CDS encoding ABC transporter ATP-binding protein gives rise to the protein MGAALLDIRNLESFYGPIMAIRGVSLSVQAGQIVTVLGANGAGKSTLLKTISGIMDPEKGSVSFNGEEIQGEEPHRIVRRGIVHVPEGREVFPLLSVEENLTLGAYTRRDQAEIERDRQMVFDYFPILAERRHQEAGTLSGGQQQMLAIGRGLMLRPRIMLLDEPSLGLSPLLVQEIFGILKRLNRDEGVTMMLVEQNARIALELAHVGYVMEIGRIVMDGSADRLMESEDIKSFYLGHQEAGQRSEKRWKRKKTWR
- a CDS encoding ABC transporter ATP-binding protein — its product is MSLLEIEHATLKFGGVVAVNDLSFSVEEGEVYAIVGPNGAGKSTVFNLISRFYQPHSGRLSFDGRDLLQSKADAVADLGVARTFQNIELFDHATVLQNLLVGRHRHRRSTLMEELFFTPRVRREERRHRAAVEEVIDFLDLQAYRDKMIAGLPYGVRKVVELGRALALGPRLLLLDEPASGLSVEETQDMRWWIDDIRKQMGITVLMVEHDMGLVSSVSDRVLALADGAKLAEGTPAEVQANPAVIEAYLGAGAV
- a CDS encoding branched-chain amino acid ABC transporter permease; protein product: MRIQFKTSYDHDIRLFPDRHSLLVYGALVMLALALPLLINEFYIGEVTNVLIWAIAGLGLMLLTGQTGQASLGHAAFLAIGCYANTILIEQGLPFIVAFPLAGVITGIVGGIIAIPALRLHGIYLAIATIALSILADDIIVLLEPWTGGVSGKFPDVIRLFGIEIERWTMPVRFYYLVLGVTVICTLFYRNLLRSPLGRAFAAVRDSEVSATAMGVHIARTKATAFGLSCMITGWAGALMGYYAGAFNNETFSLVISITLLMMIVIGGLGSIHGAFFGAVVVAFLPQGLSILKDSVLGSGVAIPGLETGVFGMILILFILFEPMGLYGRWLKIRIWFELFPFARKDMFRRQKSYLKTERLR
- a CDS encoding branched-chain amino acid ABC transporter permease — its product is MDGVQLLVSGLANGCVYGLIALGFVLIYKATEAVNFAQGDFMMLGAFVTLGLTNAEYLHLPFWLAAPLSIAIMAGLGYLLDLVILRHLFGQNQTAVVILTIALGFVIRFFAGAIWGHEPQTLESPLALGDVQLAGVVLGLADLAIIIVTVLLTWSLYQFFQRTKLGLAMQAASQNQMAAYFMGIPVKRVQGLIWGLSGATAAVAGILFASKGAIDPNAGLLGIKAFAAAVIGGFGSLPGALAGGVIVGVIEPFAARYLAAGYSQIAPYVLLLAVLLFRPHGLFSQVRTKKV